A window from Fibrobacter sp. encodes these proteins:
- a CDS encoding helix-turn-helix domain-containing protein, whose translation MARHGTPTPGQAILEGIEWLKMDKAEFARRLGVSMETLEGLIAGTVEITLELASALESVTGSPAAYWRMLASKAKRNA comes from the coding sequence ATGGCAAGGCATGGAACGCCCACTCCGGGGCAGGCAATTCTCGAAGGTATCGAATGGCTCAAGATGGACAAGGCTGAATTTGCCCGCCGTCTGGGAGTCTCGATGGAGACGCTTGAGGGCTTGATTGCAGGTACGGTCGAGATTACGCTCGAACTGGCCTCCGCTCTGGAATCCGTGACTGGCAGCCCTGCCGCTTACTGGCGCATGCTGGCCAGCAAAGCAAAGAGGAATGCATAA
- a CDS encoding TldD/PmbA family protein, whose protein sequence is MNITDAVSCICDLAKGEAEQFDVIASNTHSEGLSVFQGQVQNTEISDSVGVGIRVIKDGHPGYAHTERLTKESLQQTLKDALSHTAWTEKVDIELPAPVEVPAGQPNYDPALESLDLAKMKDFCIDLEKATFAKSSEIQNIPYLGADTDHNTFVVANSKGAFYEVRSNAASAGVGAVASRDGVTKLGNFVKSGRDWNSFSIDEIATRAATYATELFGAKKIEGGNIPVVLSERIAARFLSMYEPPFFAETMQKGLSRLAGKEGEMIASPAFSLWNDPQGEMFQHVTYVDSEGVPAERVKVVDGGRFTSALYNLETASKAGCKSTGNGARGFGSKMTTAFHNVLVPAGERGTAELLKMFPKCLFVVRLEGNSGCNSVSGELSIGAHGFWCENGVVQHPVDGVTLSGNFFDIMKNIVAVGNEYYNPFSSYQVPALAISELAVSC, encoded by the coding sequence ATGAATATTACCGACGCAGTTTCTTGTATATGCGACCTCGCAAAGGGCGAGGCAGAACAGTTCGATGTCATCGCATCCAATACGCATTCTGAAGGCCTTTCCGTTTTTCAGGGCCAGGTGCAGAATACCGAAATTTCCGATTCCGTCGGGGTAGGCATTCGCGTTATCAAGGACGGTCATCCGGGCTACGCGCACACGGAACGCCTCACGAAGGAATCCCTGCAGCAGACGCTCAAGGATGCGCTTTCGCACACGGCTTGGACGGAGAAGGTGGATATCGAATTGCCCGCTCCGGTCGAGGTTCCCGCAGGCCAGCCGAACTACGATCCGGCACTCGAAAGTCTTGACCTTGCTAAGATGAAGGACTTCTGCATCGACCTCGAGAAGGCGACCTTTGCGAAGTCTAGCGAAATCCAGAATATTCCGTACCTCGGTGCAGATACTGACCACAACACCTTTGTGGTTGCAAACAGCAAGGGCGCTTTTTACGAGGTCCGCTCAAATGCCGCTTCTGCGGGTGTTGGTGCCGTGGCAAGCCGCGATGGCGTTACCAAGCTTGGCAACTTCGTGAAGTCGGGCCGCGATTGGAACAGCTTCAGCATCGATGAAATTGCCACCCGTGCGGCCACATACGCGACGGAACTTTTCGGTGCGAAAAAGATTGAAGGCGGCAACATTCCTGTCGTGCTTTCGGAACGCATTGCGGCTCGCTTCCTGAGCATGTACGAGCCGCCCTTCTTTGCGGAGACTATGCAGAAGGGACTTTCTCGCCTTGCCGGCAAGGAAGGCGAGATGATTGCCTCTCCGGCGTTTTCCCTCTGGAATGACCCGCAGGGTGAAATGTTCCAGCACGTGACCTACGTCGATTCCGAAGGCGTGCCCGCGGAGCGCGTGAAGGTTGTCGATGGCGGGCGCTTTACGTCTGCGCTTTACAACCTGGAGACGGCCTCCAAGGCGGGTTGCAAGTCTACCGGGAACGGTGCCCGCGGCTTCGGGAGCAAGATGACTACCGCGTTCCACAACGTGCTTGTGCCGGCGGGCGAGCGGGGGACGGCTGAACTTTTGAAGATGTTCCCCAAGTGCCTTTTCGTGGTTCGTCTCGAAGGCAATTCGGGCTGCAATTCCGTGAGCGGAGAACTGAGCATCGGTGCGCACGGTTTCTGGTGCGAGAACGGTGTCGTCCAGCATCCGGTCGATGGCGTGACCCTCAGCGGAAACTTCTTCGACATCATGAAGAACATTGTCGCTGT